In Deferribacteraceae bacterium V6Fe1, one genomic interval encodes:
- a CDS encoding ABC transporter permease, translating to MISNLCIKVGKFTVESFITFTEFLGFSFVVLKKLLHFKILNPAIRLVFFRQVYFTGVQILNIFVLISFVMGLVFVGFLTQFLIKLNAYQEIGQVLSVLIIRELAPLISVIMLALRSSTAVSAEIAVMNITGETNTLKMYGIDLIDYLYIPRILAGLIAMVCLSSFFTFFSLAGGYFLLSIQMGADFIYIINVILDYISFSDILCFLYKAFLFGFILMAIPIFTSKNVKNANTEIPIALLKGMMRLFYGIIFVEITGFLI from the coding sequence ATGATTTCAAATTTGTGCATAAAGGTTGGGAAATTTACTGTAGAATCTTTTATTACTTTCACGGAATTCTTAGGGTTTTCCTTTGTAGTCTTAAAAAAGCTTTTACATTTTAAAATATTAAATCCTGCAATAAGGCTTGTTTTTTTTAGACAGGTTTACTTTACCGGTGTGCAAATTTTAAATATATTTGTGTTGATTTCTTTTGTTATGGGGCTCGTATTTGTAGGGTTTTTAACTCAATTTTTAATAAAACTAAACGCTTATCAGGAGATTGGTCAGGTATTATCTGTATTAATTATTAGAGAGCTTGCACCCTTAATATCTGTCATTATGCTTGCTCTTCGATCTTCTACCGCGGTATCTGCCGAAATTGCCGTGATGAATATTACCGGAGAGACAAATACATTGAAAATGTATGGGATAGATTTGATTGATTATCTGTATATTCCTCGAATACTTGCAGGGCTAATTGCTATGGTGTGTCTATCGTCATTTTTTACTTTCTTTTCTTTGGCGGGCGGGTATTTTTTACTTAGTATTCAGATGGGTGCAGATTTTATTTATATAATAAATGTGATTCTTGATTATATATCATTTAGCGATATCTTATGCTTTTTGTATAAAGCGTTTTTATTTGGATTTATTTTGATGGCAATCCCTATATTTACTTCAAAAAATGTTAAAAATGCAAATACGGAAATCCCTATCGCACTGCTTAAAGGGATGATGCGACTTTTTTACGGTATAATATTTGTTGAAATTACAGGGTTTTTGATATGA
- a CDS encoding MCE family protein, with protein sequence MADPRFKNLEFKVGLFVLAAITIIVVVLALIGINKKVFVKKTKIFINSSSGEGVKKGMPVIFSGFQIARVDSVNLKDTGEVVMKVSIPNNYAKWIKIDSTAKLASQNLIGSSSIVFEGGVGEQIKDGAEFFLKRDKGLDEIIEKAKPVMDDMKVIVENLRIITDKLADDNGSFNIFMRGLATLGSDLQNKEGSMGYLLRSNYLKDETAKILFNLSALQEELNKVALNVVDTTNVLNKKVKAFDMENVNQLVGISRRLTENINDKVSKIDPILANVNKISKDVSEATDNVGQMRKDVDYILSNTNELILKLGDKWPFNADNDKEVRKLKIP encoded by the coding sequence TTGGCTGACCCGAGATTTAAAAACTTAGAGTTTAAAGTTGGTCTTTTTGTGCTTGCAGCCATAACAATTATAGTGGTGGTGCTTGCACTTATTGGTATTAATAAGAAAGTTTTTGTAAAAAAGACTAAGATTTTTATTAATTCATCTTCCGGTGAAGGCGTAAAAAAGGGGATGCCGGTTATCTTTTCCGGATTTCAGATTGCAAGGGTAGACTCGGTAAATTTGAAAGATACCGGGGAAGTGGTTATGAAAGTCAGTATCCCAAATAATTATGCGAAATGGATTAAGATTGATTCAACCGCAAAGCTTGCTTCTCAAAATCTTATCGGCTCGTCTTCGATTGTCTTTGAAGGTGGGGTAGGGGAGCAAATTAAAGATGGGGCAGAGTTTTTTCTAAAGCGTGATAAAGGGCTTGATGAAATTATTGAAAAAGCAAAACCTGTTATGGATGATATGAAGGTTATTGTGGAAAATTTAAGAATAATTACCGATAAGCTTGCTGATGACAACGGCTCTTTTAATATTTTTATGAGAGGGCTTGCAACATTAGGCTCTGACCTTCAAAATAAGGAAGGCTCAATGGGGTATTTGTTAAGGAGCAATTATCTTAAAGATGAAACTGCTAAAATCCTTTTCAATCTTTCAGCCCTTCAGGAGGAGCTTAATAAAGTAGCTTTAAATGTTGTTGATACTACTAATGTTTTAAACAAAAAAGTTAAGGCTTTTGATATGGAAAATGTCAATCAGTTGGTAGGAATTTCCAGAAGACTTACAGAAAATATCAACGATAAGGTTTCAAAAATTGACCCTATTTTGGCAAATGTCAATAAGATATCTAAAGATGTGAGTGAAGCAACTGATAATGTGGGTCAAATGAGAAAGGATGTGGATTATATACTTAGTAATACCAATGAGTTAATTTTAAAACTTGGAGATAAGTGGCCTTTTAATGCAGATAATGATAAAGAAGTGAGGAAACTTAAAATACCGTGA
- a CDS encoding dienelactone hydrolase family protein, with amino-acid sequence MKFLRFLALFFLIGGISFAGDFVEYSYDGKTYEGYYSKVKNNSPLIFMVHDWDGITDYEFKRAEMLNDLGYSVFVIDMFGKGVKPVTIDEKRALTGALYKDRKRMRGILYAAYDKAVSLKANVKNSIGMGYCFGGTVILEFARSGADLKAFVPFHGGLSTPEGQDYSKVKGEILVFHGSADTAVKIEDFANLVKELEANHVKHEMITYSGAPHAFTVFGSDRYREDADKKSWKRFTEFLQEVF; translated from the coding sequence ATGAAATTTCTGAGATTTTTAGCACTATTTTTTTTGATAGGCGGAATAAGCTTTGCGGGGGATTTTGTTGAATATAGTTACGACGGCAAAACTTATGAGGGTTATTACTCAAAAGTAAAGAATAATTCACCGCTAATTTTTATGGTTCATGATTGGGATGGCATTACTGATTATGAATTTAAAAGAGCTGAGATGCTTAACGATTTGGGTTATTCAGTTTTTGTAATAGATATGTTTGGAAAAGGTGTAAAGCCTGTTACAATAGATGAGAAGAGAGCTTTGACCGGCGCACTTTACAAAGACAGAAAGAGGATGAGGGGTATTTTATATGCAGCTTATGACAAAGCAGTTTCTCTAAAGGCAAATGTTAAAAATTCCATTGGTATGGGTTATTGTTTCGGTGGCACGGTAATACTTGAATTTGCAAGAAGTGGGGCTGATTTAAAAGCTTTTGTCCCTTTTCATGGTGGGCTATCTACACCTGAAGGTCAGGATTATTCAAAAGTGAAAGGTGAGATTCTTGTTTTCCATGGTAGCGCGGATACGGCTGTCAAAATTGAGGATTTTGCCAATCTTGTAAAAGAGCTTGAAGCAAATCATGTTAAACATGAAATGATTACGTATAGCGGTGCACCTCATGCTTTTACTGTTTTTGGCAGTGACAGATACAGGGAAGATGCTGATAAAAAATCATGGAAAAGGTTTACAGAATTTTTACAGGAAGTTTTTTAA
- the glnA gene encoding type I glutamate--ammonia ligase, with amino-acid sequence MTPKEILQLIEDKQIKFIDLRFMDFIGLWQHCSYPAHELTLDTFEDGMGFDGSSIRGWQAINNSDMILLPDPTTAKIDPFAAVPTLILICNVYDPITKEPYSRDPRHIAKKSINYMKGTGIADTAFFGPEAEFFIFDNVRYGYNANSGFFFFDSAEGDWNTGSKQDGQNLGYKIRHKEGYFPVPPHDTLMDIRAEMCLLMEQLGITVEAHHHEVATGGQCEIDVKYAPMVEQADNMQLYKYVVKNVARMHGKTVTFMPKPMFGDNGSGMHCHQSLWKDGKPLFAGDEYAGLSELGLYYIGGIIKHAKAIAAFTNPTTNSYKRLVPGYEAPVNLAYSSRNRSAALRIPMYSNSPKAKRVEVRFPDPSCNPYLAFTAMLMAGLDGIENKIDPGEPMDKNLYDLDPIELLNVPQMPKSLDEALDALEKDHEFLLKGDVFTEDVISTWISYKRENECAPVNMRVHPYEFKLYYDC; translated from the coding sequence ATGACACCAAAAGAGATTTTACAATTAATTGAGGACAAACAGATTAAGTTTATTGATTTGCGTTTTATGGACTTTATCGGATTGTGGCAACATTGTAGCTATCCTGCACATGAGCTTACACTTGATACTTTTGAAGACGGTATGGGGTTTGACGGTTCAAGTATTAGGGGTTGGCAGGCTATTAACAATAGTGATATGATTTTATTGCCTGATCCGACAACAGCAAAAATTGACCCATTTGCTGCCGTACCAACATTGATTTTAATTTGTAATGTTTATGACCCTATTACAAAAGAACCGTACTCAAGAGACCCAAGACATATTGCAAAAAAATCTATTAACTATATGAAAGGGACAGGTATTGCTGATACTGCTTTTTTTGGACCTGAAGCTGAGTTTTTCATCTTTGATAACGTCAGATACGGCTATAATGCAAACAGCGGCTTTTTCTTCTTTGACAGTGCAGAAGGTGATTGGAATACAGGTAGCAAGCAGGATGGTCAAAACTTAGGTTATAAGATTAGACATAAAGAAGGCTATTTCCCTGTGCCACCACATGATACATTGATGGATATACGTGCTGAGATGTGTCTTCTTATGGAGCAGTTAGGTATTACTGTTGAAGCGCATCACCATGAAGTGGCTACCGGTGGCCAGTGTGAGATAGATGTCAAGTATGCTCCAATGGTTGAGCAAGCTGACAATATGCAGCTTTATAAGTATGTCGTAAAAAATGTTGCAAGAATGCATGGTAAAACTGTAACTTTTATGCCAAAGCCGATGTTTGGTGACAATGGTAGTGGTATGCACTGCCATCAATCCCTTTGGAAGGATGGAAAGCCTCTTTTTGCCGGTGATGAATATGCAGGGCTTAGTGAGTTAGGCTTATATTACATCGGTGGAATTATCAAGCATGCCAAAGCAATTGCTGCTTTCACCAACCCAACTACAAATTCTTATAAGAGGCTTGTTCCGGGGTATGAAGCACCTGTAAATCTTGCTTATTCATCAAGAAACAGAAGTGCTGCATTAAGAATTCCTATGTATAGCAATTCACCTAAAGCAAAAAGGGTTGAGGTTAGATTCCCTGACCCATCATGCAACCCATATCTTGCTTTTACTGCAATGCTTATGGCAGGGCTTGATGGAATTGAAAATAAGATTGATCCGGGTGAACCTATGGATAAAAACCTCTACGATCTTGATCCGATTGAACTTTTAAATGTACCTCAGATGCCGAAAAGCCTTGATGAAGCACTTGATGCTCTTGAAAAAGACCATGAATTTTTGCTTAAAGGTGATGTATTTACTGAGGATGTTATCTCTACATGGATATCTTACAAGAGGGAAAATGAATGTGCTCCAGTAAACATGAGGGTACATCCTTACGAGTTTAAGCTTTACTATGACTGTTAA
- a CDS encoding diguanylate cyclase — MKVTSNEPIQIAKDIYWVGHNLPDDPFQCHVYLIKNGKNSILIDPGSKLTFKETLNKIEKIIPFSYIKYIICHHQDPDITGALYTINEILNRDDAVIISHWRAIALLKHYGLNIPFECVEKNNWKLNADGRELEFIFTPYCHFPGAFCTYDKKTKTLFSSDLFGGFTEEWSLFAEDMKYFDSISAFHEHYMPAKEILFHNLTKIEKYDIEMIAPQHGSIIKKNLIKPIIASLKNLDCGLFLLTQTNSEIEKLRKLNIYLSRLLQSMATYKTFSELVKFISYEINYLLNVNEVTYYVYFNDKHFSFSANRLVWDEITDIDELLAMLGNSNKSNKPDEIFINNDQLFISIFDSSESLVGFIKINLTETSELTDEVKSILIKTAKLFEVALEREFIRINLEKEKDRYYKLSTFDHLTGCHSRHYLSETIKRIFALHDRKKIDSVSFVMLDIDDFKYVNDTFGHDIGDIVLKKIGDILRKYTREGDVVTRFGGEEFLIMTINETEKTIMSLAERIRNAIENTKWDKPLENSKITASFGVAFKKLNETYDSLLRRVDKMLYESKKSGKNCITLDTK; from the coding sequence ATGAAAGTTACTTCAAATGAGCCGATACAAATTGCAAAAGATATATACTGGGTGGGACATAATCTGCCTGATGACCCCTTTCAATGCCATGTATACCTCATTAAAAATGGCAAAAATTCAATATTAATTGACCCCGGCTCAAAACTTACTTTTAAGGAAACTCTTAATAAAATTGAAAAGATAATTCCATTTTCGTATATCAAGTATATTATCTGTCATCATCAAGACCCTGATATTACCGGGGCACTTTATACAATCAATGAAATATTAAACAGAGATGATGCTGTAATCATTTCTCATTGGAGGGCTATAGCCCTTTTGAAACATTATGGACTTAACATACCATTTGAATGTGTTGAAAAAAATAATTGGAAGTTGAATGCAGATGGTAGGGAATTGGAGTTTATCTTTACTCCGTATTGTCACTTCCCGGGGGCATTTTGCACTTATGATAAAAAGACAAAAACTCTTTTTTCCAGTGACCTATTTGGTGGATTTACTGAAGAGTGGAGCCTATTTGCTGAAGATATGAAGTATTTTGATTCAATCTCAGCATTTCACGAGCATTATATGCCAGCAAAAGAAATACTTTTTCACAACTTAACTAAAATAGAGAAATATGATATCGAAATGATTGCTCCTCAGCATGGCTCAATCATAAAAAAGAATCTGATTAAACCGATTATTGCAAGCCTTAAAAACTTAGACTGTGGGTTGTTTTTGTTGACACAAACAAACTCCGAAATAGAAAAACTAAGAAAACTTAATATTTATCTATCAAGACTCTTACAATCAATGGCAACATATAAGACATTTTCAGAGCTTGTGAAATTTATTTCCTATGAAATAAACTATCTCCTAAATGTTAATGAAGTTACATATTATGTATACTTTAATGATAAACATTTCTCCTTTAGTGCCAACAGATTAGTATGGGATGAAATTACGGATATTGATGAATTGTTGGCAATGTTAGGAAATAGTAATAAATCTAACAAACCGGATGAAATCTTCATAAATAATGATCAACTCTTCATTTCTATTTTTGACTCATCAGAGTCATTGGTAGGTTTTATAAAGATAAATTTAACAGAAACTTCTGAACTTACTGATGAAGTTAAAAGTATTCTTATAAAAACAGCTAAGCTTTTTGAGGTTGCACTTGAAAGAGAGTTTATAAGAATAAACTTGGAAAAAGAAAAAGATAGGTATTATAAGCTGTCAACATTCGACCACCTGACAGGATGTCATAGCAGACATTACTTATCTGAAACTATAAAACGTATTTTTGCCCTTCATGATAGGAAAAAGATAGATAGTGTATCGTTTGTTATGCTGGATATAGATGATTTTAAATATGTTAACGATACATTCGGACACGATATAGGGGATATTGTATTAAAAAAGATTGGTGACATATTGCGAAAATATACCAGAGAGGGGGATGTTGTCACACGATTTGGTGGTGAAGAGTTTTTAATAATGACAATCAATGAAACAGAAAAAACAATTATGTCACTTGCTGAGAGGATTAGAAATGCAATAGAAAACACCAAATGGGACAAACCACTTGAAAACAGTAAAATTACAGCAAGTTTCGGAGTAGCATTCAAAAAATTAAATGAGACTTACGATTCACTTTTAAGACGTGTAGATAAAATGCTTTATGAATCTAAGAAATCAGGAAAAAACTGCATCACTTTAGATACTAAATAA
- a CDS encoding EAL domain-containing protein has translation MGDSIFCIFYKKIYLDGSNIRVDVTKTLSNLSEDIDELLTKKSINTFSNFYYDFFFNKKERFKSNLSLKLDDKDSLDFWVYSTIINKANNKVYLIEVYNENTQHLKDVFEYLDESELISFVIYYDDKVLFTDKGFEKLTGYTLDYIGDISFSSLFNEYFSETVKILSEKRKSGIRLSHFYHYLPFKVINGNIKYFHVQDVTINYQGVNAGCMFFIDVTSETSYRDIYSILYKVNKVVSTNFLSYESFFEQLCKEIVSDKNISFAWVGKVSGKKIRPLASEGYDEGYLNYFLSVLHKDGFWFGPTFKSIRDNIIKVNSDTKNNLSISLWQKEMLKRNFLSSCAIPFTLDDEKYVLNMYSNKEYFFSENTQEALEVLQEVVANHLNNIKELNLKNTFFSAIENTYDWIMITDKSGIIEYVNDAVVNISGYKKEELIGATPAIFKSGIYEKSFYKSLWETILTGNIFKGAVINKKKNDELFQIDNTIVPIMESGVVKKFVSIAKDVSKEIYLEEEIHKFKYRDILTGLLNREAFIKQIDKEIEFLRGSKSVPVVLIVDIYNFTKLNDIYGFYTCDHLLQKVSIMLENAFYKTDIISRVGSDSFGLFIKLHKESDIFNILNKILDLFGNEVDVGGKKVKVDTNIGVAFCNDGLAASYISRAEVALNLSKNKGANSFNIYNEEINKSISEHFEKTNLIKECIQYNYFAFHLQPIYEAETFNLKSFEALVRINHPKKGLIYPNYFIDFIENSDLLYRFEKILFKNIVEYAKAICMEFGRCIDIAVNISANSFANGYILDYINEIPEELKGVINLEITERVFLKNVENTLEIMNELKSKGYKIEIDDFGTGFSSLGFIDKVPADLIKIDMTFVKEMMVNSKIKGIVKTIIELSKNLGIRTIAEGVETEEQAKILTELGCNYLQGYYFAKPMPLEDAIKLLKSKFS, from the coding sequence ATGGGTGACTCTATATTTTGTATTTTTTATAAAAAGATATACTTGGACGGGAGCAATATTAGGGTTGATGTTACTAAAACATTATCTAACTTGTCCGAAGATATTGATGAATTGCTTACTAAAAAATCAATAAATACTTTTTCAAACTTTTATTACGATTTTTTCTTCAATAAAAAGGAAAGGTTTAAGAGTAATCTATCTCTTAAGTTGGATGATAAAGATTCTTTAGATTTTTGGGTTTACTCTACCATTATAAACAAGGCAAACAATAAAGTATATCTTATTGAAGTGTATAATGAAAATACGCAACATCTCAAGGATGTATTTGAATATTTGGATGAAAGTGAGTTAATAAGCTTTGTTATTTATTATGATGATAAAGTACTATTTACAGATAAAGGGTTTGAGAAACTGACAGGTTATACTTTAGATTACATAGGTGATATTAGTTTTTCTTCACTTTTTAACGAATATTTTTCTGAGACAGTGAAGATATTGTCTGAAAAGAGAAAATCCGGTATTCGGTTGAGCCATTTTTACCACTATCTCCCTTTTAAGGTTATAAATGGCAATATAAAATACTTTCATGTCCAAGATGTTACAATCAATTATCAAGGGGTAAATGCCGGTTGTATGTTTTTTATAGATGTTACAAGCGAAACAAGTTATAGGGATATTTATAGTATTTTATACAAAGTCAATAAGGTGGTAAGTACTAACTTTTTGTCATATGAAAGCTTCTTTGAACAACTTTGCAAAGAAATTGTTTCTGATAAGAATATATCTTTTGCTTGGGTAGGTAAGGTTAGTGGTAAAAAAATAAGACCTTTGGCCAGTGAAGGGTATGATGAAGGTTATCTTAATTATTTTTTATCTGTTTTACATAAAGATGGGTTTTGGTTTGGGCCTACTTTTAAATCTATCAGGGACAATATTATAAAAGTTAATTCCGATACTAAAAATAATCTATCAATTAGCCTATGGCAGAAAGAGATGCTTAAAAGAAATTTTTTGTCTTCATGCGCTATTCCGTTTACCCTGGATGATGAAAAGTATGTTTTAAATATGTATTCAAATAAAGAGTATTTTTTTAGTGAAAATACACAGGAGGCACTTGAGGTATTACAGGAAGTAGTTGCCAATCATTTGAATAATATAAAAGAGCTAAATTTAAAAAATACATTTTTTAGTGCAATAGAAAACACATATGATTGGATAATGATTACCGATAAAAGTGGGATTATAGAATATGTCAACGATGCGGTAGTCAATATAAGCGGTTACAAAAAAGAAGAATTGATCGGTGCCACCCCTGCAATTTTTAAGTCAGGTATATATGAGAAAAGTTTTTATAAAAGCCTTTGGGAGACAATACTTACAGGAAATATTTTTAAGGGGGCAGTAATAAATAAAAAGAAGAATGATGAGCTTTTTCAGATAGATAATACTATTGTTCCTATAATGGAAAGTGGGGTTGTTAAGAAATTTGTGTCAATAGCAAAAGATGTTTCCAAGGAGATTTACTTAGAAGAGGAGATACACAAATTCAAATATAGGGATATTCTTACCGGCCTTTTAAATAGAGAAGCTTTTATTAAACAAATAGATAAAGAGATTGAATTTTTAAGGGGTTCAAAAAGTGTTCCTGTTGTTTTGATAGTGGATATATATAATTTTACAAAGCTAAATGACATTTATGGTTTTTATACTTGTGACCACCTTTTACAGAAAGTTTCAATAATGCTTGAGAATGCTTTTTATAAGACTGATATTATTTCAAGGGTGGGCAGTGACAGTTTTGGATTATTCATAAAACTTCACAAAGAGAGTGATATTTTTAACATACTTAACAAAATATTAGATTTATTCGGTAATGAGGTTGATGTAGGTGGAAAGAAGGTAAAAGTCGATACAAATATAGGAGTGGCCTTTTGTAATGATGGCTTGGCAGCTTCATATATATCGAGAGCAGAAGTTGCTTTAAATTTATCAAAGAATAAAGGGGCAAATTCTTTTAATATTTATAATGAAGAAATAAATAAGAGTATATCAGAGCATTTTGAAAAGACTAATTTGATAAAAGAGTGCATACAATACAATTACTTCGCATTTCACTTGCAACCCATTTATGAGGCAGAAACATTTAACTTAAAAAGTTTTGAGGCTTTGGTGAGAATAAATCATCCGAAAAAAGGTTTGATTTACCCGAATTATTTTATTGATTTTATTGAAAATAGTGACTTACTGTATAGGTTTGAAAAGATTCTTTTTAAAAATATCGTTGAATACGCAAAAGCTATATGCATGGAGTTTGGCAGGTGTATTGATATTGCTGTCAATATTTCGGCAAACTCTTTTGCTAACGGTTATATACTTGATTATATTAACGAAATTCCCGAAGAGCTTAAAGGGGTTATCAATTTGGAAATAACCGAGCGTGTATTTCTTAAAAATGTTGAGAATACCTTAGAAATAATGAATGAGCTAAAAAGTAAAGGGTACAAAATAGAAATTGACGATTTCGGCACGGGTTTTTCAAGCTTGGGTTTTATTGATAAAGTACCAGCAGACTTAATAAAGATTGATATGACATTTGTAAAAGAGATGATGGTAAACAGCAAAATCAAAGGGATTGTGAAAACTATTATAGAGTTATCAAAAAATTTAGGGATAAGGACTATAGCTGAGGGTGTTGAGACAGAAGAGCAGGCAAAGATATTGACAGAGCTTGGTTGTAACTATTTACAGGGCTATTATTTTGCCAAGCCTATGCCTTTAGAGGATGCCATAAAGCTACTAAAAAGCAAGTTCAGTTAA
- a CDS encoding P-II family nitrogen regulator, producing MKKIEALIKPFKLDDVKEKLTELGIKGITISEVKGFGRQKGHTELYRGAEYVIDFIPKIKIELVLPDELVEDAVKAIMEAAKTGRIGDGKIFVLPIEEVIRIRTGEVGENAL from the coding sequence ATGAAAAAGATTGAGGCATTGATAAAACCTTTTAAGCTTGATGATGTAAAAGAAAAGTTAACCGAGCTTGGGATTAAGGGGATTACTATTTCCGAAGTAAAGGGATTTGGAAGACAGAAAGGGCATACGGAGCTTTACAGAGGGGCAGAGTATGTAATAGATTTTATCCCTAAGATAAAGATTGAATTGGTTTTGCCTGACGAGTTAGTTGAAGATGCGGTAAAGGCAATTATGGAAGCGGCAAAGACCGGTCGAATAGGTGATGGTAAAATTTTTGTATTACCAATTGAAGAGGTAATAAGAATCAGGACAGGTGAAGTTGGAGAAAATGCTCTTTAA
- a CDS encoding tRNA-dihydrouridine synthase family protein has product MKISNSSNRNFYKEILAKNDLVAAPMAGITNIPFRKIVRKFFDGLIFTEMVSTEGVSRDIDKSLKLAKITDLDKPIIIQLFGKNPQSFAESVKILEDKFDADGYDINAGCPVKKVIKSGSGAYHLKDLKNLQAIITSLRKSTDKPISLKTRLGYEKDNFVYKEILNICHNEGIDALTIHGRTKAELFSGDIHYDKIAEIVRLSKIIIIGNGNVVDYESYKKMKKTGVDGIMIGRKMMKAPWIFKTIKSYPEEYSPNKKELYDLILEIAAYEKEYRGEKYYLDVVRRLAVWFSKGFVNSSDFRKKVYDSKTDKEFFDILNTFFN; this is encoded by the coding sequence ATGAAAATATCAAACTCTTCTAACCGCAACTTTTATAAAGAGATACTTGCTAAAAATGACCTTGTGGCTGCCCCTATGGCCGGTATTACAAATATACCTTTCAGAAAAATTGTAAGAAAATTTTTTGACGGACTTATTTTCACTGAAATGGTTTCAACGGAAGGGGTTTCAAGGGATATAGACAAGTCTTTAAAACTTGCTAAAATCACTGACTTAGACAAACCCATAATAATTCAACTTTTTGGCAAAAATCCTCAATCTTTTGCCGAGTCTGTAAAAATCCTTGAAGATAAATTTGATGCTGATGGATATGACATTAACGCCGGTTGCCCTGTAAAAAAGGTAATAAAATCAGGCTCAGGTGCATACCACTTAAAAGATTTGAAAAATTTACAAGCAATTATTACTTCTCTTAGAAAATCTACCGACAAACCTATATCTTTAAAAACAAGACTTGGTTACGAAAAAGATAATTTTGTCTACAAAGAGATTTTAAATATTTGCCACAATGAAGGGATCGATGCACTCACAATTCACGGTAGGACAAAGGCGGAACTTTTTTCAGGGGATATTCACTATGATAAAATAGCAGAGATTGTCCGGCTTTCAAAAATAATTATCATAGGCAATGGTAATGTTGTGGATTATGAAAGCTATAAAAAGATGAAAAAAACTGGTGTAGACGGGATAATGATTGGAAGAAAGATGATGAAGGCACCTTGGATATTTAAGACTATCAAATCTTATCCTGAAGAATATTCTCCTAATAAAAAGGAGCTTTATGACCTTATATTAGAAATAGCCGCATATGAAAAAGAATACAGAGGTGAAAAATACTATCTTGATGTTGTGAGAAGGCTTGCCGTCTGGTTTTCAAAAGGATTTGTCAATTCAAGTGATTTTAGAAAAAAGGTTTATGACTCAAAAACAGACAAAGAATTTTTTGATATATTGAACACATTTTTTAATTAA
- a CDS encoding MBL fold metallo-hydrolase, translating to MTVNESLEIVILADNYVDKPMLVAEHGFSCLIEYNGLNILFDAGQGFSLRNNFKKLCNDKKIDFAVLSHGHYDHSDGFKDFDVSSLDIYAHKKVFAEHLRKGEDDFEFIGVDKTVLNSKKYNFILNENFCEIKKYIFLSGAIDRVNEFDVDKNLYLKTENGISKDNFPDEQYLVIKTSKGLVIFTGCSHSGIENIILDIKRKIKETPIYAVIGGFHLFRSSDNEIMKVADFLLELEVKIIITGHCTGINGFLILKNILKDKVLFSKVGLKLKII from the coding sequence ATGACTGTTAATGAGTCATTAGAAATAGTAATATTGGCTGATAATTATGTTGATAAACCCATGCTTGTTGCTGAGCATGGGTTTTCTTGCTTAATTGAATATAACGGGCTTAATATTTTATTTGATGCAGGGCAGGGCTTTAGCCTAAGAAATAATTTTAAAAAACTTTGTAATGATAAAAAAATAGACTTTGCTGTTTTAAGCCACGGACATTATGACCATTCTGACGGTTTTAAAGATTTTGATGTATCATCTTTAGATATTTATGCACATAAAAAAGTTTTTGCTGAACATTTGAGAAAAGGTGAGGATGATTTTGAATTTATAGGTGTTGATAAAACTGTTTTGAATAGTAAAAAATATAATTTTATCTTAAACGAAAATTTTTGCGAGATAAAGAAATATATCTTTTTGTCAGGGGCTATCGACAGGGTGAATGAGTTTGATGTTGATAAGAATCTTTATTTAAAAACGGAGAATGGTATTTCAAAAGATAATTTCCCTGATGAGCAATATTTGGTAATAAAAACTTCAAAAGGGCTTGTAATTTTTACCGGCTGCTCTCATTCAGGCATTGAAAACATTATTTTGGATATTAAAAGAAAAATTAAGGAAACTCCAATCTATGCAGTAATTGGTGGATTTCATCTTTTTCGTTCATCCGACAATGAAATTATGAAAGTTGCAGACTTTCTTTTGGAATTAGAGGTAAAAATTATAATAACAGGACATTGTACAGGGATTAATGGGTTTCTTATTTTAAAAAATATTTTAAAAGACAAAGTATTGTTTTCAAAGGTTGGTCTTAAGTTAAAGATTATTTAG